The following are encoded in a window of Lampris incognitus isolate fLamInc1 chromosome 15, fLamInc1.hap2, whole genome shotgun sequence genomic DNA:
- the LOC130124953 gene encoding protein eva-1 homolog A isoform X4 — translation MALISNALAAYTYVADHPERAALFFVCGVCLGLFLTLFALVVQISCRTDCQPRKRPPPKKRARPPDSSSDSSDSDSDWDTTSDLSARRHRRFERTLNMNVFTSAEELERAQRLEERERIIREIWMNGQPDIPGTRSLNRYY, via the exons ATGGCCCTCATTAGCAACGCTTTGGCAGCCTACACCTACGTAGCAG ACCACCCGGAGAGAGCGGCACTCTTTTTTGTCTGTGGCGTGtgcctgggtctcttcctcaccCTCTTCGCCCTGGTGGTCCAGATATCCTGTCGCACCGACTGCCAGCCCCGCAAGCGACCCCCGCCCAAGAAGCGGGCGCGCCCTCCCGACTCGTCCTCTGATTCCAGCGACTCAGATTCCGACTGGGACACCACCTCGGACCTGTCGGCGCGACGGCACCGACGCTTCGAGCGCACCCTGAACATGAACGTGTTCACGTCGGCGGAGGAGCTGGAGAGGGCTCAGCGGCTCGAGGAGAGGGAACGGATCATCCGAGAGATCTGGATGAACGGCCAGCCGGACATCCCCGGAACTCGCAGCCTCAACCGATATTACTGA